Proteins encoded within one genomic window of Tindallia magadiensis:
- a CDS encoding MBL fold metallo-hydrolase: MLIKTLVENTCVSEDFRGEHGLSLYIESGNHRLLFDLGDSELYAENAKKMGVEIREVDTVIISHAHYDHGGGLKHFLGQNQQAKVYISPYGFDDYYARKSDGETVSIGMDKSIEAHPQIRLTNQHEILSDHLEIFSGVTGRKFFPKGNSVLLREKNGLLVPDKFLHEQNLVIREKGKHFLLAGCAHNGIVNIVDQYLSLYGDFPDMVIGGLHLKNHSTGEEEDPETVRYLGEALLKTNALYYTGHCTGSASFQILKEVMGDKIRYMATGSVIEG, from the coding sequence ATGTTAATTAAAACCTTGGTGGAAAATACCTGCGTTTCAGAGGACTTTCGGGGAGAACACGGACTGTCCTTATACATTGAATCAGGAAATCACCGCCTTTTGTTTGATTTAGGAGACAGTGAGCTGTATGCTGAAAATGCAAAAAAAATGGGAGTAGAGATCAGAGAGGTAGATACGGTGATCATTTCTCACGCTCACTATGATCATGGTGGTGGACTGAAACATTTTTTAGGACAGAATCAGCAGGCAAAAGTGTATATCAGTCCTTATGGCTTTGATGATTACTATGCCAGAAAATCAGATGGTGAGACGGTTTCCATTGGTATGGATAAAAGCATCGAAGCGCATCCACAGATTAGATTAACAAACCAACATGAAATACTTAGCGATCATCTGGAAATTTTTTCTGGTGTAACAGGAAGAAAATTTTTTCCAAAGGGAAATTCGGTGTTGTTAAGAGAAAAAAACGGGCTTCTGGTACCGGACAAATTTCTACACGAACAAAACTTGGTGATCAGAGAAAAAGGAAAACACTTCCTGTTAGCCGGCTGTGCTCATAATGGCATTGTTAATATTGTGGATCAGTATCTAAGCCTTTATGGCGATTTTCCGGATATGGTTATTGGCGGTCTGCACTTAAAAAATCATTCCACTGGCGAAGAAGAAGATCCGGAAACCGTACGCTATTTAGGAGAAGCTTTGTTGAAGACCAATGCGCTTTACTATACCGGTCATTGTACGGGATCCGCTTCTTTTCAAATTCTAAAGGAAGTAATGGGTGACAAAATTCGCTATATGGCAACAGGTTCAGTAATAGAAGGATAA
- a CDS encoding ParA family protein: MGISIAIFNQKGGVGKTTTNVNLSAALASKGKKICVVDIDPQGNSTSGFGVDKKSLEYTVYDVLINEMDIREVIIPTEYENLDLLPSSTQLAGAEVELTGMKRREVVLRNALQIIRDDYDYIFVDCPPSLGLLTINSLAAVDRILIPIQCEYYALEGVSQLMNTYQMVKKNLNPNLSIQGVVLMMFDGRTNLSIQVVEEVKKVFRGKVYVTMIPRNIRLAEAPSHGQPVIYYDPRSRGTEAFMELAEEFIDLEEGEW; the protein is encoded by the coding sequence ATGGGCATTTCCATAGCGATTTTTAATCAAAAAGGAGGCGTGGGGAAAACAACTACCAACGTAAATCTCAGCGCTGCATTGGCTTCTAAAGGCAAAAAGATTTGTGTGGTTGATATTGATCCTCAGGGAAACTCCACCAGTGGTTTTGGAGTTGATAAAAAGAGCCTGGAATATACCGTTTACGACGTACTGATTAATGAAATGGACATTCGGGAAGTGATTATTCCCACGGAATATGAAAACCTGGATTTACTGCCTTCCAGCACACAGTTGGCAGGAGCTGAGGTGGAGCTAACGGGAATGAAGCGGCGTGAAGTAGTGTTAAGAAACGCCCTACAGATCATCCGAGATGACTATGACTATATTTTTGTGGACTGTCCGCCTTCTTTGGGTCTTTTGACGATTAATTCTTTAGCGGCGGTTGATAGAATTTTAATACCCATCCAATGTGAGTATTATGCCTTGGAAGGGGTTAGTCAATTGATGAACACCTACCAAATGGTAAAGAAAAACCTGAATCCTAATTTGTCGATTCAGGGTGTTGTCCTGATGATGTTCGATGGAAGAACCAATTTATCCATCCAGGTAGTAGAAGAAGTGAAAAAAGTGTTTCGAGGAAAAGTCTATGTCACGATGATCCCCAGAAATATAAGGCTGGCAGAAGCGCCTAGTCATGGTCAGCCAGTGATTTACTATGATCCTCGATCTCGGGGAACAGAAGCTTTTATGGAGCTGGCGGAGGAATTTATTGATTTAGAGGAGGGCGAATGGTAA
- a CDS encoding nucleotidyltransferase substrate binding protein: protein MNRYDNKRRNFKNALERLKEAVEEFRQEDSGDVVRDGLIQRFEFTYELSWKTTKEYLEILGIPDRNSPKAVLKEAYAQKLINNEENWLLMLNDRNMTSHVYKEEMAEEIAERISNCYVKEFETLLERLEQESE, encoded by the coding sequence ATGAACAGATATGACAACAAACGAAGGAACTTTAAAAATGCTTTGGAACGATTAAAAGAGGCAGTGGAAGAGTTTCGACAAGAGGACTCCGGAGATGTTGTCCGCGATGGTCTGATTCAAAGATTTGAATTTACCTACGAGCTTTCCTGGAAAACTACAAAAGAATACTTGGAAATTTTGGGGATACCAGACAGAAACTCACCTAAAGCAGTGCTGAAAGAAGCGTATGCACAAAAACTGATTAACAATGAAGAAAACTGGCTACTTATGTTGAATGACCGAAATATGACTTCTCATGTCTATAAAGAAGAAATGGCAGAAGAAATAGCGGAAAGAATATCTAACTGCTATGTAAAAGAGTTTGAAACGCTTCTGGAAAGGCTTGAGCAGGAAAGTGAATAG
- a CDS encoding ABC transporter ATP-binding protein — MMVSVKDLSLSIDGSPIIESISFAVENKEIIGIVGPNGSGKSTLLKTIYKTLRPDKGTILMDDQDISTLSEKETAKKMAVLKQESTIDFDFTVREMVAMGRAPHKKTFENYSRSDYMIVDEMIEKVGMKSFSNRSFTTLSGGEKQRVLFARSLTQKPELLILDEPTNHLDIKYQMEVMEIISELDISILSAIHDLNIASSYCDKIILLHQGTIKGFGSPEQVLQEHVIRDIFQVENKVSKNPFTGRIHIYFLGLGSKSKSKTPAAFAEGALL; from the coding sequence ATGATGGTTTCTGTAAAAGACTTGTCACTGTCAATCGATGGATCACCAATTATTGAAAGTATCAGTTTTGCTGTAGAAAACAAAGAAATCATCGGAATCGTTGGTCCGAACGGGAGCGGTAAATCCACCTTATTAAAAACCATTTATAAAACACTGCGTCCAGATAAAGGAACTATTTTGATGGATGATCAGGATATCAGCACCTTGTCAGAAAAAGAAACCGCAAAGAAGATGGCAGTATTAAAACAGGAATCCACCATTGATTTTGATTTTACGGTGCGGGAAATGGTGGCGATGGGAAGAGCGCCGCATAAAAAAACCTTCGAAAACTATTCCCGGTCGGATTATATGATTGTTGATGAAATGATTGAAAAAGTAGGGATGAAATCATTTTCCAACAGAAGCTTTACGACCTTATCTGGCGGAGAAAAACAACGGGTATTGTTTGCCAGAAGCTTAACGCAAAAACCAGAGCTGTTGATTCTAGATGAACCGACAAATCATCTGGATATTAAATACCAAATGGAAGTCATGGAAATTATCTCAGAACTGGACATTAGCATTTTATCTGCCATTCATGACTTAAACATTGCTTCCAGCTATTGTGATAAAATCATTTTGTTGCATCAAGGCACTATTAAAGGCTTTGGAAGTCCGGAGCAGGTATTGCAGGAACATGTAATTAGAGATATTTTTCAGGTAGAGAACAAAGTAAGCAAGAATCCCTTTACGGGAAGAATTCACATTTACTTTCTCGGTCTTGGATCTAAATCCAAAAGCAAAACCCCCGCTGCTTTTGCAGAAGGGGCTTTGCTATAG
- a CDS encoding aminotransferase class V-fold PLP-dependent enzyme — MVYLDNAATSYPKPKTVIEAVLRQMESVGGNPGRSEHQGGLAASRVMYETRHTLATLLGVADPLRIIFTSNATDSLNLAIKGTLKPGDHVITTSMEHNSVLRPLEALKESGVEVKILEADTKGMVQAKDFEEALQPNTKMLIVTHCSNVTGTIQPVEAIIALARRKGILSLVDASQSTGSIDYNIHQMDPDLLAAPGHKGLLGPQGTGFLYLKEGVLLQEMKQGGTGSQSENLHQPITVPDRYESGTQNAHGLAGLQAGVDFLLKETISAVQEKERNHIQRLKEGLSVIKGVKLYGPEDVRQQGAVQLFTLRDLDQTQLNYLLDQLYGISARAGLHCAPLAHKTLGTYPAGAIRFSPGYFTTREEIDQALAAVQQLALDF, encoded by the coding sequence ATGGTCTATTTAGACAACGCAGCCACCAGCTATCCTAAACCAAAAACAGTGATAGAAGCCGTTCTTCGGCAGATGGAAAGCGTCGGAGGAAATCCTGGACGCTCTGAGCATCAGGGAGGATTGGCAGCGAGTCGGGTCATGTATGAAACGAGGCATACGCTGGCCACTTTATTAGGCGTAGCAGATCCCTTAAGGATTATTTTTACCAGCAATGCGACGGATTCTCTTAACCTAGCCATTAAAGGAACGCTAAAACCGGGTGACCATGTGATTACAACTTCCATGGAACACAATTCTGTCCTGAGACCGTTAGAAGCATTGAAAGAATCTGGTGTAGAGGTAAAGATTCTGGAGGCAGACACAAAAGGCATGGTGCAGGCAAAAGACTTTGAAGAAGCACTCCAACCAAATACCAAAATGCTGATCGTGACCCATTGTTCCAATGTAACGGGTACGATTCAGCCCGTAGAAGCAATTATTGCGCTGGCTAGGCGTAAAGGGATTTTATCCTTGGTGGATGCATCTCAGTCTACGGGAAGTATTGATTACAACATTCATCAGATGGACCCGGACTTATTGGCAGCACCGGGGCATAAAGGCTTATTAGGCCCTCAGGGAACGGGTTTTTTATACCTGAAAGAAGGGGTTCTGCTGCAAGAAATGAAGCAGGGCGGTACCGGAAGTCAGTCAGAAAATCTTCACCAACCAATAACCGTTCCGGATCGTTATGAAAGTGGAACGCAAAATGCCCATGGATTGGCAGGGCTTCAAGCTGGGGTGGATTTTTTATTGAAAGAAACCATTTCGGCGGTTCAGGAAAAAGAACGGAACCATATTCAGCGTTTAAAAGAAGGCCTTTCGGTCATTAAAGGGGTAAAGCTTTACGGACCAGAGGATGTCCGTCAACAAGGAGCGGTACAGCTATTTACCCTCCGGGATTTGGATCAGACCCAATTAAACTATTTACTGGATCAGTTGTATGGCATTTCAGCAAGAGCCGGTCTGCACTGTGCACCGCTGGCTCATAAAACCCTAGGAACCTATCCGGCAGGAGCTATTCGCTTTAGCCCAGGTTACTTTACAACAAGAGAAGAGATAGATCAAGCACTGGCGGCGGTACAACAGCTAGCCCTTGACTTCTGA
- the nhaC gene encoding Na+/H+ antiporter NhaC yields the protein MSDTRPSIGEALLSFLFLIIVMGISIGVYGADPHIPMLMGVGFAALMALKIGFSWEEIEKSMYDGIYQALQAMIILAIIGVLIGVWLLAGVVPTMIYYGLGILTPTIFLVATALICSVTSLATGTSWGTMGTIGLALMGIAQGLGIPAPIAAGAIISGAYFGDKMSPFSDTTNLAPAMAGTDVFTHIKFMLGNTVISYGIALLVFLYLGFQFSTTGAELGAIEEIREGLRAHFTISPLLLLPPVLVIGSIAKKVPAIPGITIGILVGVIFAPIFQGADFGDILAASYGGFVSETGLTTIDDLLSSGGLTSMLYSISLTLIAMMFGGIMEQTKQLEVIVEALLRKVKSIPGLIGLTIATCIGSNATMPEQYIAIVVPGRMYAPAYKEKGLHPKTLSNALESSGTLTSALIPWNTCGVFIYSVLGVATLDYAKWAVFNYTTPIVVFALSFTGYTIAKLDSNKS from the coding sequence ATGTCTGACACAAGACCATCTATTGGCGAAGCACTACTATCCTTTTTATTTTTAATCATTGTTATGGGAATTAGCATTGGCGTATATGGCGCTGATCCACATATTCCTATGTTGATGGGGGTTGGTTTTGCAGCGTTGATGGCACTAAAAATCGGCTTTTCCTGGGAAGAGATTGAAAAAAGTATGTATGATGGGATTTACCAAGCCTTACAGGCAATGATTATTTTAGCAATTATCGGTGTGTTAATTGGCGTTTGGCTCTTGGCCGGCGTAGTTCCCACCATGATTTACTACGGGCTGGGCATACTAACCCCTACCATTTTTCTGGTAGCCACCGCCTTAATCTGCTCCGTTACCTCTTTAGCCACCGGAACTTCTTGGGGAACCATGGGGACTATCGGACTTGCCTTAATGGGCATTGCTCAAGGCCTTGGCATTCCAGCACCCATTGCGGCTGGTGCTATTATTTCCGGAGCTTATTTTGGTGATAAGATGTCACCTTTTTCCGACACCACTAATCTGGCACCTGCTATGGCCGGAACCGATGTCTTTACCCATATTAAGTTTATGTTGGGAAATACGGTTATTTCTTACGGAATTGCTCTTTTAGTCTTTTTATACTTAGGTTTTCAGTTTAGTACGACCGGTGCCGAATTAGGTGCTATTGAAGAAATCCGAGAAGGGCTGCGGGCTCATTTTACCATTTCTCCCCTTCTTCTATTGCCACCTGTTCTCGTCATTGGATCCATCGCCAAAAAAGTTCCGGCGATCCCCGGTATTACCATCGGTATTCTGGTTGGCGTTATTTTTGCTCCTATTTTTCAAGGGGCAGATTTTGGTGATATTCTAGCCGCCAGTTATGGTGGATTCGTTAGCGAAACTGGTTTAACAACCATTGATGATCTGTTATCTTCCGGCGGTTTAACTAGTATGCTTTATTCCATCTCTCTAACCTTAATCGCTATGATGTTTGGTGGAATCATGGAGCAAACAAAACAGTTAGAAGTTATTGTTGAAGCCTTGCTTCGCAAGGTAAAGAGTATCCCTGGCTTAATCGGTCTTACGATTGCTACTTGCATTGGCAGTAACGCCACCATGCCTGAGCAGTACATTGCGATTGTAGTTCCTGGAAGAATGTATGCTCCCGCCTACAAAGAAAAAGGCTTGCATCCCAAAACCTTATCTAATGCTTTGGAGTCTTCCGGAACCTTAACCTCAGCCCTGATTCCCTGGAATACCTGCGGCGTTTTCATCTACAGTGTTTTGGGAGTAGCTACTTTGGATTATGCCAAGTGGGCGGTGTTTAATTACACGACGCCAATCGTTGTATTTGCTTTGTCTTTCACCGGTTATACGATAGCAAAATTAGATTCCAATAAGTCTTAA
- the lepB gene encoding signal peptidase I produces the protein MNEEVVKEKKTSSWMKELIEWVKTIVFAMILAFLITRVITPAFVVGPSMEPTFHDRDMVIAFRLAYWRDLPKQDDIILFQSSLADDRILIKRVIAREGDELLINGSQLFVNGEEIDESYILEENFYGNTDITVPDGSVFVMGDNRNRSLDSRNEEIGLVDQEEVIGRVVFRIFPFTQIGTI, from the coding sequence ATGAATGAAGAAGTAGTAAAGGAAAAGAAAACATCCTCTTGGATGAAAGAACTGATTGAATGGGTTAAAACCATTGTATTTGCTATGATTCTGGCTTTTCTTATTACCCGGGTGATCACCCCGGCTTTCGTAGTTGGTCCGTCGATGGAACCTACCTTTCATGACCGGGATATGGTCATAGCCTTTCGATTAGCCTATTGGAGGGACTTGCCAAAGCAAGACGATATTATTCTTTTTCAATCAAGTTTAGCCGATGATCGAATCCTTATTAAGCGGGTTATTGCCCGGGAAGGGGACGAACTCCTGATTAATGGGAGCCAGCTCTTTGTCAATGGAGAAGAAATTGATGAATCCTACATTTTAGAAGAAAATTTTTATGGTAATACGGATATAACCGTTCCGGATGGATCCGTTTTTGTTATGGGCGACAATCGCAATCGGAGCTTAGACAGTCGGAACGAAGAAATAGGCCTGGTTGATCAGGAGGAAGTTATTGGAAGGGTAGTTTTTCGCATTTTTCCCTTTACTCAGATTGGTACGATATAA
- a CDS encoding diacylglycerol/lipid kinase family protein → MKAYHVIVNPNSGNGKGLPVQKKVQEYLESRGIAAHFYFTEKAGDAREMAKNLVPETVKVLGMIGGDGTYNEVLNGMTPGAYPLAVIPAGTGNDFCRMLAIDSWKKATETMIEGTCRMVDYGEVNQHRFLNVYSTGLDAAIANQANQWKGRYPGAFLYTAALIRQVRRMKRYSYEVIWDHGTYKGEGILVAIGNGAYYGGGMKISPRASLFDGKLDVCLLKPLSPWKLLLLFPTVFMGKHLSFQEIIYVQTKQVRLKVQEEVCAMNMDGEIYEAVQLDVSLVTGKLALMIPKD, encoded by the coding sequence GTGAAAGCCTACCATGTGATCGTCAATCCCAATTCCGGTAATGGAAAAGGCCTTCCTGTGCAAAAAAAGGTACAGGAATACCTGGAAAGCCGAGGGATAGCCGCCCATTTCTATTTTACGGAAAAAGCCGGTGATGCCAGAGAAATGGCGAAAAACCTGGTGCCGGAAACCGTTAAAGTGTTGGGCATGATCGGTGGAGATGGAACCTATAACGAAGTCTTAAACGGTATGACACCGGGAGCGTATCCACTGGCTGTAATCCCGGCAGGTACGGGTAATGATTTTTGTCGGATGCTGGCCATTGACAGTTGGAAGAAAGCAACCGAAACCATGATCGAAGGCACATGCCGCATGGTGGATTATGGAGAAGTGAACCAACACCGGTTTCTTAACGTGTATAGTACCGGCTTAGATGCCGCCATTGCCAATCAGGCGAACCAGTGGAAAGGTCGATACCCTGGCGCTTTCCTTTATACGGCGGCGTTGATTCGGCAGGTACGAAGGATGAAACGATATTCCTATGAGGTAATTTGGGATCATGGAACATACAAAGGAGAAGGTATTCTGGTGGCCATAGGCAACGGTGCCTATTATGGTGGTGGCATGAAAATAAGTCCCAGGGCCAGCCTCTTTGACGGAAAGCTGGATGTTTGTCTTCTGAAACCCTTAAGCCCATGGAAATTGTTGCTATTGTTCCCTACTGTATTTATGGGAAAGCATTTATCCTTTCAGGAAATCATTTACGTACAGACAAAACAGGTAAGGCTAAAGGTACAAGAAGAAGTTTGTGCCATGAATATGGACGGAGAAATTTATGAAGCAGTCCAGTTGGATGTTAGCCTGGTAACAGGTAAATTAGCCTTAATGATACCGAAAGACTAA
- a CDS encoding DUF4446 family protein: MINWNQMIGHQVEMYLGISLMAILILSIIVIVLWINLIAFKKKFKQLMKGAEGQNIETIMLDQQKAMEAHHKTAEENRDRMEAIEEQLKDCVQRVGIVRFNAFDDIGSSLSYSIAVLDDHMNGVVLTGIHGRYESSSYAKEVKRGVSEQHLSVEEVEAIRIAREKHQRQEAQA; this comes from the coding sequence ATGATAAACTGGAATCAAATGATTGGTCATCAAGTAGAGATGTATCTGGGCATAAGCCTTATGGCTATTCTGATACTTTCGATTATAGTGATCGTGCTATGGATTAATTTGATAGCCTTCAAAAAAAAGTTTAAGCAGTTAATGAAAGGTGCCGAAGGGCAAAACATTGAAACCATCATGCTGGACCAGCAAAAGGCAATGGAAGCTCATCACAAAACAGCAGAAGAAAATCGGGACAGAATGGAAGCCATCGAAGAACAGTTGAAGGATTGTGTTCAACGAGTGGGCATTGTCCGCTTTAATGCCTTTGACGATATTGGCAGCAGTCTTAGCTATTCCATTGCCGTTCTGGACGATCATATGAACGGAGTGGTATTAACCGGCATTCATGGTCGGTATGAATCCAGTAGTTACGCCAAAGAAGTAAAGCGTGGTGTTTCAGAACAGCATCTTTCGGTTGAAGAAGTAGAGGCGATCCGCATTGCCAGAGAAAAGCATCAACGGCAAGAGGCTCAGGCGTGA
- a CDS encoding ParB/RepB/Spo0J family partition protein yields the protein MAGQTKKRGLGKGLEALIPHWQDVEQENTSAEKDQIRMILREEVFPNENQPRKVFDPEALQDLAHSLRQHGMIQPILVAKKQKGYMIIVGERRWRAAQEIGMEKIPCIVKEYSERELYEVALIENLQRENLSIIEEANAYQYLMEEYQLNHTSLGEALGKSRSYVANTLRLLQLHPPVRQMVKDGQLSGSQGRALLGISDPELQEELAHRIKDGKLNVRQVEELVRQENKKQKAKPKSKQKQKDPEVLAVESRLRDYFSTKVSISNSGKKGKIEIEYYNQEDLNRILEMLNATE from the coding sequence ATGGCAGGACAGACAAAGAAAAGAGGTTTAGGAAAAGGGCTGGAAGCGCTTATTCCACATTGGCAGGATGTTGAACAGGAAAACACTTCTGCTGAAAAAGATCAGATTCGGATGATTCTTAGGGAAGAAGTATTTCCTAACGAAAATCAGCCAAGAAAAGTTTTTGATCCGGAAGCACTTCAGGATTTAGCCCACTCCCTCCGACAGCATGGCATGATACAACCTATTCTAGTAGCGAAAAAACAAAAGGGTTATATGATTATTGTAGGGGAACGCCGATGGCGGGCCGCTCAGGAAATAGGAATGGAAAAAATTCCCTGTATTGTAAAGGAATACTCGGAACGAGAACTATATGAAGTGGCACTGATTGAAAATTTACAGCGGGAAAACCTGTCCATTATCGAAGAAGCCAACGCTTATCAATACTTGATGGAAGAATATCAACTAAACCACACCAGCCTGGGAGAAGCTTTGGGAAAAAGCCGGTCCTATGTGGCCAATACCCTGAGATTATTACAATTACATCCGCCTGTCCGTCAGATGGTGAAAGATGGTCAGTTAAGCGGAAGTCAGGGCAGAGCATTATTAGGCATTTCAGATCCGGAACTTCAGGAAGAACTGGCTCACCGGATCAAGGACGGAAAACTAAACGTTCGACAGGTGGAAGAACTGGTTCGACAGGAAAATAAAAAGCAAAAAGCAAAACCAAAAAGCAAACAAAAACAAAAAGATCCGGAAGTATTGGCGGTTGAATCACGATTAAGAGATTATTTTAGTACGAAAGTTAGTATTTCCAACAGCGGAAAAAAAGGAAAAATTGAAATAGAGTATTACAATCAGGAAGACTTAAATCGAATTTTAGAAATGCTCAATGCCACCGAATAG
- a CDS encoding FecCD family ABC transporter permease — protein MKKSISMPKLSILFLVLLVSSVTLAVAIGPVPIGFRTVWEIAFSQFSVLEPLMEEDWTTAQKHIVWDIRFPRVLLAAIVGAGLSLSGVTMQALLRNSLADPYILGVSSGASVGATLVIVLGFFRFFGQMAISFAAFAGALAAVLFIFMLAQVKGKVLPVRLILSGIALSAMLNALTNIIIMTAPREEGIRNALFWMMGSLGGTKWSHLWIPLIAVIGTFLFLFYQSRMLNILLMGEETAITLGVNTHQLSKILLVVTALTTGIMVAVSGAIGFVGLMVPHVTRFLVGADHKKVLPLSALLGAVFLIWADVLARTAFAPEEMPIGTITALFGGPFFIWLLRKNDYSFGGGSK, from the coding sequence ATGAAAAAGTCGATTTCGATGCCAAAATTATCGATACTGTTTCTGGTCTTATTGGTGAGCTCCGTTACCTTGGCGGTAGCCATTGGACCCGTCCCTATTGGATTTCGAACCGTGTGGGAAATTGCCTTTAGTCAGTTCTCGGTGTTGGAACCATTGATGGAAGAAGACTGGACGACAGCGCAAAAGCACATTGTATGGGATATTCGGTTTCCGAGAGTTCTTTTGGCAGCCATCGTTGGTGCTGGACTGTCACTGTCAGGAGTTACCATGCAGGCGCTTCTGAGAAATTCGTTGGCAGATCCCTACATTTTAGGTGTGTCTTCCGGAGCCTCTGTTGGCGCAACGCTAGTGATTGTATTAGGGTTCTTCCGGTTTTTCGGACAAATGGCGATTTCTTTTGCCGCCTTTGCAGGAGCCCTTGCGGCGGTTCTGTTCATTTTCATGCTGGCGCAGGTAAAAGGAAAAGTATTGCCTGTTCGCCTTATCTTGTCTGGGATAGCTCTTTCGGCCATGTTAAATGCATTAACGAATATTATTATTATGACAGCACCAAGAGAAGAAGGAATCCGCAATGCACTCTTTTGGATGATGGGAAGTTTAGGCGGTACCAAATGGTCGCATTTATGGATTCCTTTGATAGCCGTTATTGGAACCTTTCTTTTTCTTTTCTATCAATCCAGAATGCTTAATATTTTGTTAATGGGTGAAGAAACAGCGATTACCCTTGGGGTGAATACCCATCAGCTAAGCAAAATCTTGTTAGTGGTGACGGCTTTAACAACAGGCATCATGGTTGCGGTCAGTGGTGCCATAGGCTTTGTAGGCTTAATGGTGCCTCATGTAACCCGTTTCTTAGTGGGAGCAGATCATAAAAAAGTACTACCTTTATCCGCTTTGCTAGGTGCTGTGTTTCTTATATGGGCAGACGTGCTGGCCAGAACCGCTTTCGCACCGGAAGAAATGCCTATAGGGACCATTACAGCCCTATTTGGAGGACCTTTTTTCATCTGGTTGCTTAGAAAAAATGACTATTCCTTTGGAGGTGGCTCGAAATGA
- a CDS encoding nucleotidyltransferase domain-containing protein has translation MQDYVLSKIREIGAKFEIEKVILFGSRARGDHSKTSDYDIAILGKDISLADQALLREAIEEINTLKKLDVVFIDEDLEDELVENIRKEGVVIYEQI, from the coding sequence ATGCAAGATTATGTTTTGAGCAAGATAAGAGAAATAGGAGCAAAATTTGAAATAGAAAAAGTGATTTTGTTTGGATCCCGGGCACGAGGTGACCATTCGAAAACCAGTGATTATGATATTGCTATTTTGGGAAAGGATATCTCACTTGCGGACCAGGCGTTACTTCGAGAAGCAATAGAGGAAATTAACACACTCAAAAAACTGGATGTCGTGTTTATCGATGAGGATTTGGAGGACGAACTTGTAGAAAATATCCGAAAAGAAGGTGTTGTGATCTATGAACAGATATGA